The DNA sequence GCACGCCGTGAGCGACCTATTGGTCGATCGGATCGACGCGTACCTCGGCCATCCGGAGGTCGATCCGCACGGCGACCCGATTCCCAAGGCCGACGGATCGCTCCCCAACCCGTCGTATCGTCCGCTGGCCGATTGCCGCGAAGGGGATGAATTCCGACTGGTGCGCGTGATTGATCAATCTCCGGATTTCCTGCGGTTCCTCACTGCCTCCGGACTGCCGCTGGGAGTTGAAGGGCGCGTTTCCGCCAATCACGTTGAAGCAGGCCTCGTGGTCATACGCGTCGCCGGCCAAACCATCCACCTGGGTCGCTCGGCGGCGGAGAAGATCCTGGTCTCGTCCGCAGGACAGGACTCGTCCTGACCGCTGAGCCTCACGCGCGGTATTGTTAAATCAGGTGCCACCGTGTTTACTTCGCTACTTTTAGTCGCCATGAGTGCCGTCGCTGTCGAATCGCTGAAACCCGGGGATCACACGCAAACCGTCACAGTCGGCAAATTGGAACGCGCGAGCCTTGCCATCCGACGAGGCCCGTGTCGGTGATGCACTTTCATGGCACGTCCGACGAGTTTCTTCCGATCGGCGGTGGACGCGGAGCGAAGAGCTTGAGCGGTACCGATTTCATTTCGGTCGAGCACTCAATCCGAGCCTGGATCAAGGCCGACGGTTGCCCTGAAGTGCCCTCCGTCGCCAAGTTGCCCGATACTGCCCACGACGGCACAAGCGTGACCCGCAAGACCTACGGCCCCGGCAGAGTTGGCGCTGAGGTGGTCCTGTTCGTGATCGAAGGGGGCGGACACACTTGGCCCGGCCGTACGCCGCGGATCAAATACCTCGGCAAATCGACGACGAACATATCGGCCAACGACCTGATGTGGGAGTTCTTCGAGAAGCATGCCATGAAGTGAACCTTCGAGCGCTTCTCTCTGCGGCTCCGGCAACCTATTCTGGTAG is a window from the Pirellulales bacterium genome containing:
- a CDS encoding metal-dependent transcriptional regulator, whose amino-acid sequence is MPSLTVENYVKTIHEICANEQKAPATTGQLAAALGVSPGTVTSMLKTLSESNLVSYTPYEGVRLTKAGNALALRVLRRHRLIELFLVRTLNLNWDEVHDEAEHMEHAVSDLLVDRIDAYLGHPEVDPHGDPIPKADGSLPNPSYRPLADCREGDEFRLVRVIDQSPDFLRFLTASGLPLGVEGRVSANHVEAGLVVIRVAGQTIHLGRSAAEKILVSSAGQDSS